One region of Scophthalmus maximus strain ysfricsl-2021 chromosome 15, ASM2237912v1, whole genome shotgun sequence genomic DNA includes:
- the LOC118286663 gene encoding uncharacterized protein LOC118286663 isoform X2 encodes MDKKGHSECTVVFSRLNPAMSGPFTDYCSPHYKTGLSVPLHPEHVGCGSPSVQEGNVGTILHITKCEGVILDQAPAFDCDVDDILCLTPDDAEGFSENGESCKRCDTFQNMPIPSSTWTRTPERGKGQQVVEGREGKQVEEGREGLKKEMHLNVTEEEEDEGYFSMFSIKDHKEANNSPPSGYIQRSAASYNPLHRIGEVKGAQDGLHPEISSEQAAVSGQHVSFAVNDLCPAVSGPPLESVESDPLDGDVEETWNIGPPMFESSMCHSLKAKFDTGRERPKVTEDVQRGVVDFIDLTHDTLDGDEVTLDTSYDSTLPLQVQVKSVVVVPSQHTTTSTSSSSSTTSSSKTAEPPVPKASHSDNYVCSGKRKRLENFHRDVDWECKKQCYVSSVSRHINEHPGADQDVMTELLNLMNHVAEETPGTRTTKDASEI; translated from the exons ATGGACAAAAAAGGACACTCCGAGTGCACAGTTGTTTTCAGTAGGCTTAATCCAGCCATGTCCGGGCCTTTCACGGACTACTGCAGCCCCCATTACAAGACTGGGCTCAGTGTCCCCTTGCACCCTGAGCATGTGGGTTGTGGGTCCCCGTCAGTGCAGGAAGGTAACGTGGGGACCATTCTCCACATTACTAAATGTGAGGGGGTGATTTTAGATCAGGCACCTGCTTTTGACTGCGATGTTGACGACATCTTGTGCCTCACTCCGGATGACGCTGAGGGATTCTCTGAAAATGGAGAGAGCTGCAAAAGGTGCGACACCTTTCAAAATATGCCGATCCCAAGTTCCACGTGGACAAGAACGCCGGAAAGGGGCAAAGGTCAACAAGTGGTAGAAGGACGAGAGGGGAAACAAGTGGAGGAAGGACGAGAGGGGCTGAAGAAAGAAATGCATCTGAACgtaacagaggaagaagaagatgagggtTATTTCTCGATGTTCTCTATAAAGGACCACAAAGAAGCAAATAACTCCCCTCCATCAGGATACATTCAGCGTTCTGCAGCTTCGTATAACCCCTTGCACCGGATAGGTGAGGTCAAAGGTGCCCAGGATGGGTTGCATCCTGAAATATCGTCTGAACAAGCTGCAGTGTCAGGACAGCATGTGTCCTTCGCAGTTAATGATTTGTGTCCTGCTGTTAGTGGTCCACCACTGGAGTCTGTGGAGTCAGATCCTTTAGATGGTGATGTTGAGGAGACGTGGAATATCGGTCCCCCAATGTTTGAGTCATCGATGTGCCACAGTCTCAAAGCGAAGTTCGACACCGGCCGCGAGAGGCCAAAGGTGACAGAGGATGTGCAGCGAGGCGTGGTGGATTTTATTGACCTTACTCATGACACACTTGATGGTGACGAAGTGACTTTAGACACCAGCTATGACTCCACCTTACCTCTGCAAGTACAG GTGAAATCGGTTGTGGTGGTTCCCAGCCagcacaccaccaccagcaccagcagcagcagcagcaccaccagtaGCAGTAAAACAGCAGAACCTCCTGTGCCAAAGGCTTCCCACAGTGACAACTATGTCTGCagtggcaaaagaaaaag gcTGGAGAATTTTCACAGGGATGTGGACTGGGAGTGTAAAAAACAGTGTTATGTGAGCTCCGTCTCCCGACACATAAACGAGCATCCAGGAGCAGATCAAG ATGTCATGACTGAGCTCCTCAACCTCATGAATCATGTCGCGGAAGAGACACCAGGCACAA GAACTACCAAAGACGCTTCAGAAATATGA
- the LOC118286663 gene encoding uncharacterized protein LOC118286663 isoform X3 — MDKKGHSECTVVFSRLNPAMSGPFTDYCSPHYKTGLSVPLHPEHVGCGSPSVQEGNVGTILHITKCEGVILDQAPAFDCDVDDILCLTPDDAEGFSENGESCKRCDTFQNMPIPSSTWTRTPERGKGQQVVEGREGKQVEEGREGLKKEMHLNVTEEEEDEGYFSMFSIKDHKEANNSPPSGYIQRSAASYNPLHRIGEVKGAQDGLHPEISSEQAAVSGQHVSFAVNDLCPAVSGPPLESVESDPLDGDVEETWNIGPPMFESSMCHSLKAKFDTGRERPKVTEDVQRGVVDFIDLTHDTLDGDEVTLDTSYDSTLPLQVQVKSVVVVPSQHTTTSTSSSSSTTSSSKTAEPPVPKASHSDNYVCSGKRKSGCEGLCLSTMMVSYCCLFHQ, encoded by the exons ATGGACAAAAAAGGACACTCCGAGTGCACAGTTGTTTTCAGTAGGCTTAATCCAGCCATGTCCGGGCCTTTCACGGACTACTGCAGCCCCCATTACAAGACTGGGCTCAGTGTCCCCTTGCACCCTGAGCATGTGGGTTGTGGGTCCCCGTCAGTGCAGGAAGGTAACGTGGGGACCATTCTCCACATTACTAAATGTGAGGGGGTGATTTTAGATCAGGCACCTGCTTTTGACTGCGATGTTGACGACATCTTGTGCCTCACTCCGGATGACGCTGAGGGATTCTCTGAAAATGGAGAGAGCTGCAAAAGGTGCGACACCTTTCAAAATATGCCGATCCCAAGTTCCACGTGGACAAGAACGCCGGAAAGGGGCAAAGGTCAACAAGTGGTAGAAGGACGAGAGGGGAAACAAGTGGAGGAAGGACGAGAGGGGCTGAAGAAAGAAATGCATCTGAACgtaacagaggaagaagaagatgagggtTATTTCTCGATGTTCTCTATAAAGGACCACAAAGAAGCAAATAACTCCCCTCCATCAGGATACATTCAGCGTTCTGCAGCTTCGTATAACCCCTTGCACCGGATAGGTGAGGTCAAAGGTGCCCAGGATGGGTTGCATCCTGAAATATCGTCTGAACAAGCTGCAGTGTCAGGACAGCATGTGTCCTTCGCAGTTAATGATTTGTGTCCTGCTGTTAGTGGTCCACCACTGGAGTCTGTGGAGTCAGATCCTTTAGATGGTGATGTTGAGGAGACGTGGAATATCGGTCCCCCAATGTTTGAGTCATCGATGTGCCACAGTCTCAAAGCGAAGTTCGACACCGGCCGCGAGAGGCCAAAGGTGACAGAGGATGTGCAGCGAGGCGTGGTGGATTTTATTGACCTTACTCATGACACACTTGATGGTGACGAAGTGACTTTAGACACCAGCTATGACTCCACCTTACCTCTGCAAGTACAG GTGAAATCGGTTGTGGTGGTTCCCAGCCagcacaccaccaccagcaccagcagcagcagcagcaccaccagtaGCAGTAAAACAGCAGAACCTCCTGTGCCAAAGGCTTCCCACAGTGACAACTATGTCTGCagtggcaaaagaaaaag TGGTTGTGAGGGACTGTGTCTATCCACCATGATGGTCTCATATTGTTGCCTGTTTCATCAGTAG
- the LOC118286663 gene encoding uncharacterized protein LOC118286663 isoform X1: MDKKGHSECTVVFSRLNPAMSGPFTDYCSPHYKTGLSVPLHPEHVGCGSPSVQEGNVGTILHITKCEGVILDQAPAFDCDVDDILCLTPDDAEGFSENGESCKRCDTFQNMPIPSSTWTRTPERGKGQQVVEGREGKQVEEGREGLKKEMHLNVTEEEEDEGYFSMFSIKDHKEANNSPPSGYIQRSAASYNPLHRIGEVKGAQDGLHPEISSEQAAVSGQHVSFAVNDLCPAVSGPPLESVESDPLDGDVEETWNIGPPMFESSMCHSLKAKFDTGRERPKVTEDVQRGVVDFIDLTHDTLDGDEVTLDTSYDSTLPLQVQVKSVVVVPSQHTTTSTSSSSSTTSSSKTAEPPVPKASHSDNYVCSGKRKRLENFHRDVDWECKKQCYVSSVSRHINEHPGADQDVMTELLNLMNHVAEETPGTSEWQHPSDLTRRNYQRRFRNMTSTMTLQEWQEKNNKTHKRFAYVPKTFQRSPLP, encoded by the exons ATGGACAAAAAAGGACACTCCGAGTGCACAGTTGTTTTCAGTAGGCTTAATCCAGCCATGTCCGGGCCTTTCACGGACTACTGCAGCCCCCATTACAAGACTGGGCTCAGTGTCCCCTTGCACCCTGAGCATGTGGGTTGTGGGTCCCCGTCAGTGCAGGAAGGTAACGTGGGGACCATTCTCCACATTACTAAATGTGAGGGGGTGATTTTAGATCAGGCACCTGCTTTTGACTGCGATGTTGACGACATCTTGTGCCTCACTCCGGATGACGCTGAGGGATTCTCTGAAAATGGAGAGAGCTGCAAAAGGTGCGACACCTTTCAAAATATGCCGATCCCAAGTTCCACGTGGACAAGAACGCCGGAAAGGGGCAAAGGTCAACAAGTGGTAGAAGGACGAGAGGGGAAACAAGTGGAGGAAGGACGAGAGGGGCTGAAGAAAGAAATGCATCTGAACgtaacagaggaagaagaagatgagggtTATTTCTCGATGTTCTCTATAAAGGACCACAAAGAAGCAAATAACTCCCCTCCATCAGGATACATTCAGCGTTCTGCAGCTTCGTATAACCCCTTGCACCGGATAGGTGAGGTCAAAGGTGCCCAGGATGGGTTGCATCCTGAAATATCGTCTGAACAAGCTGCAGTGTCAGGACAGCATGTGTCCTTCGCAGTTAATGATTTGTGTCCTGCTGTTAGTGGTCCACCACTGGAGTCTGTGGAGTCAGATCCTTTAGATGGTGATGTTGAGGAGACGTGGAATATCGGTCCCCCAATGTTTGAGTCATCGATGTGCCACAGTCTCAAAGCGAAGTTCGACACCGGCCGCGAGAGGCCAAAGGTGACAGAGGATGTGCAGCGAGGCGTGGTGGATTTTATTGACCTTACTCATGACACACTTGATGGTGACGAAGTGACTTTAGACACCAGCTATGACTCCACCTTACCTCTGCAAGTACAG GTGAAATCGGTTGTGGTGGTTCCCAGCCagcacaccaccaccagcaccagcagcagcagcagcaccaccagtaGCAGTAAAACAGCAGAACCTCCTGTGCCAAAGGCTTCCCACAGTGACAACTATGTCTGCagtggcaaaagaaaaag gcTGGAGAATTTTCACAGGGATGTGGACTGGGAGTGTAAAAAACAGTGTTATGTGAGCTCCGTCTCCCGACACATAAACGAGCATCCAGGAGCAGATCAAG ATGTCATGACTGAGCTCCTCAACCTCATGAATCATGTCGCGGAAGAGACACCAGGCACAAGTGAGTGGCAGCATCCCTCCGACCTCACACGCAG GAACTACCAAAGACGCTTCAGAAATATGACGTCAACAATGACACTTCAGgaatggcaggaaaaaaacaataaaacacataaGCGCTTTGCCTATGTCCCCAAAACATTTCAGAGAAGTCCTTTACCCTGA
- the fndc5a gene encoding fibronectin type III domain-containing protein 5 isoform X3: MERFFLLALGCLGASRVAADSLSPPVNVTIKALKANSAVVTWDIPEGDSVIGFAITQQKKDVRMLRFIQEVNTTTRSCALWDLEEETDYIVHVQSIGMSGTSPLSEPLRFRTPKEAETQASKSKDEVTMEEVGQSTQLRAGELIIIVVVLIMWAGVIALFCRQYDIIKDNEPNNNKDKAKNSSECSTPEHPTGGLLRIPQEQQQQQQDAICEHHRSVTARNVFSLSEKTLRAHKQEGAPI, from the exons ATGGAGAGGTTTTTCCTGCTCGCCCTCGGCTGCCTCGGCGCCTCTCGAGTCGCAGCGG ataGCTTGTCACCTCCTGTCAATGTGACCATCAAAGCGCTGAAAGCAAACTCCGCTGTGGTGACATGGGACATCCCCGAGGGAGACTCCGTCATTGGCTTTGCCATCACACAGCAG AAGAAAGACGTGCGCATGCTGCGATTCATCCAGGAAGTCAACACCACCACGCGCTCCTGTGCACTATGGGACTTGGAGGAAGAGACGGACTACATTGTGCATGTCCAGTCCATCGGCATGTCTGGGACGAGTCCGCTGAGCGAGCCGCTGCGCTTCCGAACGCCGAAGGAGGCCGAGACTCAGGCCTCTAAGAGTAAAG ACGAAGTGACGATGGAGGAAGTGGGCCAGAGCACCCAGCTGAGGGCAGGGGAGCTCATCATCATCGTGGTGGTGCTCATCATGTGGGCAG GCGTGATCGCTCTCTTCTGTCGCCAGTACGACATCATCAAAGACAACGagcccaacaacaacaaggacaaaGCCAAAAACTCCTCGGAGTGCAGCACTCCTGAACACCCAACGGGGGGCCTGTTGCGCA ttccccaggaacaacaacaacaacaacaagatgcCATCTGTGAACATCATCGAAGTGTGACTGCCAGGAACGTCTTCTCTTTGTCCGAAAAGACTTTGCGTGCTCACAAACAAGAAGGGGCCCCCATTTAA
- the fndc5a gene encoding fibronectin type III domain-containing protein 5 isoform X2 — protein sequence MTRHLDSLSPPVNVTIKALKANSAVVTWDIPEGDSVIGFAITQQKKDVRMLRFIQEVNTTTRSCALWDLEEETDYIVHVQSIGMSGTSPLSEPLRFRTPKEAETQASKSKDEVTMEEVGQSTQLRAGELIIIVVVLIMWAGVIALFCRQYDIIKDNEPNNNKDKAKNSSECSTPEHPTGGLLRSKFPRNNNNNNKMPSVNIIEV from the exons ataGCTTGTCACCTCCTGTCAATGTGACCATCAAAGCGCTGAAAGCAAACTCCGCTGTGGTGACATGGGACATCCCCGAGGGAGACTCCGTCATTGGCTTTGCCATCACACAGCAG AAGAAAGACGTGCGCATGCTGCGATTCATCCAGGAAGTCAACACCACCACGCGCTCCTGTGCACTATGGGACTTGGAGGAAGAGACGGACTACATTGTGCATGTCCAGTCCATCGGCATGTCTGGGACGAGTCCGCTGAGCGAGCCGCTGCGCTTCCGAACGCCGAAGGAGGCCGAGACTCAGGCCTCTAAGAGTAAAG ACGAAGTGACGATGGAGGAAGTGGGCCAGAGCACCCAGCTGAGGGCAGGGGAGCTCATCATCATCGTGGTGGTGCTCATCATGTGGGCAG GCGTGATCGCTCTCTTCTGTCGCCAGTACGACATCATCAAAGACAACGagcccaacaacaacaaggacaaaGCCAAAAACTCCTCGGAGTGCAGCACTCCTGAACACCCAACGGGGGGCCTGTTGCGCAGTAAG ttccccaggaacaacaacaacaacaacaagatgcCATCTGTGAACATCATCGAAGTGTGA
- the fndc5a gene encoding fibronectin type III domain-containing protein 5 isoform X1: MERFFLLALGCLGASRVAADSLSPPVNVTIKALKANSAVVTWDIPEGDSVIGFAITQQKKDVRMLRFIQEVNTTTRSCALWDLEEETDYIVHVQSIGMSGTSPLSEPLRFRTPKEAETQASKSKDEVTMEEVGQSTQLRAGELIIIVVVLIMWAGVIALFCRQYDIIKDNEPNNNKDKAKNSSECSTPEHPTGGLLRSKFPRNNNNNNKMPSVNIIEV, encoded by the exons ATGGAGAGGTTTTTCCTGCTCGCCCTCGGCTGCCTCGGCGCCTCTCGAGTCGCAGCGG ataGCTTGTCACCTCCTGTCAATGTGACCATCAAAGCGCTGAAAGCAAACTCCGCTGTGGTGACATGGGACATCCCCGAGGGAGACTCCGTCATTGGCTTTGCCATCACACAGCAG AAGAAAGACGTGCGCATGCTGCGATTCATCCAGGAAGTCAACACCACCACGCGCTCCTGTGCACTATGGGACTTGGAGGAAGAGACGGACTACATTGTGCATGTCCAGTCCATCGGCATGTCTGGGACGAGTCCGCTGAGCGAGCCGCTGCGCTTCCGAACGCCGAAGGAGGCCGAGACTCAGGCCTCTAAGAGTAAAG ACGAAGTGACGATGGAGGAAGTGGGCCAGAGCACCCAGCTGAGGGCAGGGGAGCTCATCATCATCGTGGTGGTGCTCATCATGTGGGCAG GCGTGATCGCTCTCTTCTGTCGCCAGTACGACATCATCAAAGACAACGagcccaacaacaacaaggacaaaGCCAAAAACTCCTCGGAGTGCAGCACTCCTGAACACCCAACGGGGGGCCTGTTGCGCAGTAAG ttccccaggaacaacaacaacaacaacaagatgcCATCTGTGAACATCATCGAAGTGTGA